In Calothrix sp. PCC 7507, one DNA window encodes the following:
- a CDS encoding alpha-amylase: MAQLNGVMMQYFHWYIPPDGNLWNEFKEKVKELADAGVTSVWLPPAYKGTAGGYDVGYGVYDMYDLGEFDQKGSVRTKYGTKDEYIAAVKAAKAAGIRVYADIVLNHKLGADEPEEVEATPYNPDDRNQPIGEMQTIKVWTHFTFPGRQGKYSNMEWHWWHFDAVDYNVYNEGENAVYLFKDKKFDDNVDLEKGAFDYLMGCDLDMESPEVREELNRWGEWFVETTDVDGFRFDAVKHVRAGFFPEWLQHCRQKAGRDLFAVGEYWSYEVEALHHFISITGGDVLLFDAPLHYNFSAASKQGNDYDMRQIFDNTLVQQQPTLAVTLVDNHDSQPLQSLESVVEGWFKPLAYALILLRAEGYPCIFYADYYGAHYKDKGPDGNEYEIWLDSHQWIIDKFLHARQTYAYGDQYDYFDHANTIGWTRKGDEEHPGGMAVVLSNGGEGTKWMEVGQPNSTYIDITEHFSEPITTNDEGWADFRCSAGSVSVWIPKS; encoded by the coding sequence ATGGCTCAGCTGAATGGTGTAATGATGCAGTACTTCCATTGGTATATCCCTCCAGATGGCAATCTTTGGAATGAGTTTAAAGAGAAAGTCAAAGAGTTAGCTGATGCAGGTGTTACATCTGTTTGGTTACCCCCAGCTTACAAAGGAACGGCAGGTGGCTACGATGTTGGCTACGGGGTCTACGATATGTACGATCTAGGCGAGTTTGATCAGAAAGGCTCGGTTAGGACAAAGTACGGCACAAAAGACGAGTATATCGCGGCTGTCAAGGCGGCAAAAGCTGCTGGTATTCGAGTGTATGCTGATATTGTCCTCAACCACAAGTTAGGTGCAGACGAACCCGAAGAAGTAGAAGCAACGCCTTATAATCCAGACGATCGCAACCAGCCCATCGGTGAGATGCAAACGATTAAAGTATGGACTCACTTTACCTTTCCAGGTCGCCAGGGCAAATACTCCAATATGGAATGGCACTGGTGGCACTTCGACGCAGTTGATTACAACGTTTACAACGAAGGTGAAAATGCAGTTTATCTGTTCAAAGATAAAAAATTTGACGACAACGTTGACCTAGAAAAAGGCGCTTTCGACTATCTTATGGGATGCGATCTGGATATGGAGAGTCCAGAAGTGCGTGAGGAGTTGAATCGCTGGGGTGAGTGGTTTGTAGAAACCACTGATGTAGATGGCTTTCGTTTTGATGCCGTTAAACACGTCAGAGCTGGCTTTTTCCCAGAATGGCTGCAACACTGTCGCCAAAAGGCAGGTCGCGATCTTTTTGCTGTTGGTGAGTATTGGTCTTATGAAGTTGAAGCGCTGCACCATTTCATTAGCATCACCGGTGGCGATGTGCTGTTGTTTGATGCGCCATTGCACTATAACTTTAGTGCTGCCAGCAAACAAGGCAATGACTACGATATGCGGCAGATATTTGATAACACCTTGGTGCAACAGCAACCTACTTTAGCCGTCACCTTAGTAGACAATCACGATTCTCAACCCTTGCAGTCGTTAGAGTCTGTAGTGGAAGGCTGGTTTAAACCCTTGGCTTATGCGTTGATTCTACTCCGGGCTGAAGGTTATCCCTGTATCTTCTATGCCGATTACTATGGTGCTCATTATAAGGATAAAGGTCCAGATGGCAATGAGTACGAGATTTGGCTCGATAGTCATCAATGGATAATTGATAAATTTTTGCACGCTCGTCAGACCTATGCCTATGGTGACCAATACGATTACTTCGACCACGCTAATACAATCGGCTGGACACGCAAAGGAGATGAAGAACATCCTGGCGGTATGGCTGTTGTTCTGAGTAATGGAGGAGAAGGGACTAAGTGGATGGAAGTTGGGCAACCCAACAGCACTTACATTGATATCACTGAGCATTTCAGCGAACCCATCACAACGAATGATGAGGGCTGGGCTGATTTTCGATGCAGTGCTGGTTCCGTTTCTGTGTGGATTCCAAAGTCTTAG
- a CDS encoding DUF1003 domain-containing protein, producing the protein MRHNADDTANKYFSSGANKLKEKAPRNQVITAPLPDSIAKNIEAISSLHTQEVRDIPAHQRILEAIATFFGRSTSLYGLLIILAIWIFGSFFNRFLPFNLPLFSWSDQGLDAAALVISTAVLVRQTRQENFAEQRAQLMLQLNLLSEQKIAKIIALLEELRTDLPNVINRHDFEAELMQEAADPIAVLEALQKNLAEELSSTEEDK; encoded by the coding sequence ATGAGGCACAACGCAGACGACACGGCCAACAAATACTTCAGTTCAGGTGCTAACAAACTCAAAGAGAAAGCTCCTCGAAATCAAGTTATCACCGCTCCATTACCAGACTCGATCGCCAAAAATATTGAAGCGATTAGTTCACTTCATACCCAGGAAGTTCGAGATATTCCCGCCCACCAGCGGATATTAGAAGCGATCGCTACATTCTTTGGGCGATCAACATCTCTGTATGGTTTGCTAATCATACTAGCTATCTGGATTTTTGGCAGTTTTTTTAATCGCTTTTTGCCATTTAACCTGCCTTTGTTTAGCTGGTCAGATCAAGGCTTAGACGCAGCTGCATTGGTGATTTCAACCGCAGTACTAGTACGACAAACTCGACAAGAAAACTTTGCTGAACAACGGGCGCAACTAATGCTACAGCTGAACCTGCTCTCCGAGCAAAAAATTGCCAAGATTATTGCTCTATTAGAAGAACTTCGTACTGATTTACCTAATGTGATCAATCGGCATGATTTTGAAGCTGAATTAATGCAGGAAGCTGCTGACCCAATCGCGGTATTGGAAGCACTCCAGAAAAACCTAGCTGAAGAGCTGTCATCCACAGAAGAAGACAAATGA
- a CDS encoding DUF3370 domain-containing protein — protein sequence MLPLLLSFFLAQSTPPTPPPEEVVQPQVVRPLPGRLDTIPVFNSNSPEVVLKEGILLSTFPSAGKKFPGAHLNFAFQGRFDIFAHHIARAEPPEDLKSLYLGIILHNPTSQPVTINVLQGASYLSQPDAPFIKLPSLTENNSGKVFAGPGDRVTSDILRGQRQAIFPNQIVIPPGQSQMLLNLPIPVRELTPPLNGRSTLLRLRSSGKVYAASLAMFAKINADGSERYLRQPEAGTPSLEEWQNLLDNGDLAGPRDKTPTPLAETGKPRIYGRVAGVAKGSQWRALLVDSPKAKYLTIPQPGQVFSYGLSTLDGGTLGTGQIQSATILRRYPDTAYRAHGNYGIQYSLKLPLYNNTQSSQTVSVSIQTPLKEDQLIKPGLRFFSTPARQVYFRGTVRVRYKNEQGESQTKFIHLAQTRGQIGEPLVRLNIKPGDRSLVEVDLIYPPDATPPQVLTVSTQAANQ from the coding sequence ATGTTGCCATTATTACTCAGTTTTTTCCTCGCACAATCGACTCCTCCCACGCCACCACCGGAAGAAGTAGTACAACCGCAAGTGGTGCGTCCTTTGCCGGGACGGTTAGATACAATACCCGTTTTTAACAGCAATAGTCCAGAAGTAGTTTTAAAGGAAGGAATTTTACTTTCAACTTTTCCATCAGCTGGAAAAAAATTTCCCGGCGCGCATTTGAATTTTGCTTTTCAAGGGCGGTTTGATATTTTCGCCCATCATATTGCCAGGGCTGAACCACCAGAGGATTTAAAATCACTTTATCTAGGGATAATTCTACATAACCCAACTTCCCAACCTGTAACAATAAATGTTTTGCAGGGGGCGAGTTATTTAAGTCAACCAGATGCACCGTTTATTAAGTTGCCATCTTTGACTGAAAATAATTCCGGTAAGGTGTTTGCAGGTCCTGGCGATCGCGTCACTAGTGATATCTTAAGAGGACAGCGTCAAGCAATTTTCCCGAACCAAATTGTCATACCACCAGGGCAGAGTCAGATGTTACTAAATTTACCAATTCCTGTGAGGGAATTAACTCCACCCCTGAATGGTCGGTCTACTTTATTAAGATTACGGAGTAGTGGTAAAGTCTATGCAGCTAGCCTGGCGATGTTTGCAAAAATCAATGCTGATGGCAGTGAGCGATACCTGCGGCAACCCGAAGCGGGAACGCCCTCTTTAGAAGAATGGCAGAATTTACTGGATAATGGTGATTTAGCTGGGCCACGAGATAAAACGCCCACTCCCTTAGCAGAAACTGGTAAGCCGAGAATTTATGGGCGTGTCGCTGGGGTGGCGAAGGGTTCCCAGTGGCGCGCTTTATTAGTAGATAGTCCCAAAGCGAAATATTTAACTATTCCCCAACCAGGTCAAGTATTTTCCTACGGTTTAAGCACCTTGGATGGTGGTACTCTGGGGACTGGACAAATTCAGAGTGCAACTATACTAAGGCGCTATCCTGACACCGCCTATCGCGCTCACGGCAACTATGGAATTCAATATAGTTTGAAGTTGCCGTTATATAACAATACCCAAAGTTCTCAAACCGTCAGTGTATCAATCCAGACACCATTGAAGGAAGATCAGTTAATAAAACCAGGGCTACGCTTTTTCAGTACACCAGCGCGTCAAGTATATTTTCGGGGTACAGTGCGGGTACGTTACAAAAATGAACAAGGTGAGTCACAAACTAAATTCATCCATTTAGCGCAGACAAGAGGTCAAATTGGGGAACCGTTGGTGCGATTAAATATCAAACCAGGCGATCGCTCTTTAGTAGAGGTAGACTTGATTTATCCGCCAGATGCAACACCACCGCAGGTATTAACGGTGAGTACTCAAGCTGCAAATCAGTGA
- the hisH gene encoding imidazole glycerol phosphate synthase subunit HisH gives MPVIAVVDYDMGNLHSVCKGLEKAGATPRITHSAKELEKADAVVLPGVGAFDPAVQNLRARGLEQPIKEVIASGKPFLGICLGLQILFESSAEGTQPGLGIVRGKVRRFRPEPGITIPHMGWNQLEITQPKSLLWEHLPSSPWVYFVHSYYVDPTDPQIRAATVTHGTQTITSAIAYENLMAVQFHPEKSSNIGLQILSNFVAQVREQVAA, from the coding sequence ATGCCAGTTATTGCAGTCGTAGATTACGATATGGGAAATTTGCACTCAGTCTGTAAAGGCTTGGAAAAAGCTGGAGCTACTCCTAGAATTACTCACTCTGCCAAAGAATTAGAAAAAGCAGATGCGGTGGTTTTGCCAGGAGTAGGAGCATTTGATCCAGCAGTGCAAAACTTGCGAGCGCGTGGTTTAGAACAACCCATTAAAGAAGTGATTGCATCTGGTAAACCATTCTTAGGTATCTGTCTGGGATTGCAAATTCTCTTTGAATCAAGTGCAGAAGGTACCCAACCAGGACTAGGAATTGTCCGCGGAAAAGTGCGGCGGTTTCGTCCAGAACCAGGAATCACCATTCCCCACATGGGTTGGAATCAACTAGAAATAACCCAGCCAAAAAGTCTGCTTTGGGAGCATTTACCGTCATCACCTTGGGTGTATTTTGTCCATTCCTACTATGTTGACCCAACTGATCCGCAAATTCGAGCAGCAACTGTTACCCACGGTACTCAAACTATCACATCTGCGATCGCTTATGAAAACCTGATGGCAGTACAATTTCACCCCGAAAAATCCTCGAATATCGGATTGCAAATCCTGTCTAATTTTGTTGCACAAGTCCGTGAACAAGTCGCCGCGTAA
- the rsmD gene encoding 16S rRNA (guanine(966)-N(2))-methyltransferase RsmD: MTIRIYGNRQLKTLPGNDTRPTSARVREAVFNIWQGKIADCRWLDLCAGTGSMGAEALCRGASLVFGIEQSSRACAIIQQNWQQMVNAGQEFQVLRGNVLQQVKTITGKKFDRIYFDPPYASGLYQPVLEAIAHYQLLDIDGEIAVEHSSQDWTPPEISNWEICRQKVYSNTTLTFYKVAE; encoded by the coding sequence ATGACCATCAGAATTTACGGAAATCGGCAGCTAAAAACTTTACCAGGAAACGACACCAGACCCACCAGTGCGCGAGTACGGGAGGCAGTTTTTAATATTTGGCAAGGAAAAATTGCTGACTGTCGCTGGCTGGATTTGTGCGCCGGTACTGGTTCAATGGGTGCAGAGGCTTTGTGTAGAGGGGCCAGCCTAGTATTTGGTATTGAACAATCGAGTCGAGCTTGTGCCATTATTCAACAAAACTGGCAGCAAATGGTTAATGCTGGACAGGAATTTCAGGTATTGCGGGGAAATGTCCTACAGCAGGTAAAAACCATTACAGGGAAGAAATTTGACAGAATTTATTTTGATCCACCCTATGCCAGTGGATTATATCAGCCAGTGTTAGAAGCGATCGCTCACTATCAGCTATTAGATATTGACGGTGAAATAGCCGTTGAACATAGTTCCCAAGATTGGACACCTCCAGAGATTTCCAACTGGGAAATATGCCGTCAGAAAGTTTACAGCAACACAACCCTGACTTTCTACAAAGTTGCTGAATGA
- the petG gene encoding cytochrome b6-f complex subunit V: protein MVEPLLSGIVLGLIVVTLAGLFYAAYRQYKRPNQLGG, encoded by the coding sequence GTGGTTGAACCCTTGCTGTCGGGTATTGTCCTTGGTCTGATTGTAGTTACTCTCGCTGGTCTATTTTACGCTGCCTATCGCCAATATAAGCGCCCCAACCAGCTGGGAGGCTAA
- a CDS encoding cytochrome c → MDNQITTPETLIQRIALLALAILLAVPLGIFGVQMVLASDPYVKSVLSQTGDPIQGHAIFQINCAGCHGLAADGRVGPSLQAVSKHKSRYGLIHQVISGETPPMPKFQPSTQEMADLLSYLESL, encoded by the coding sequence TTGGATAACCAGATTACCACACCTGAAACTCTGATTCAGCGGATCGCCTTGTTGGCTCTGGCGATACTGCTAGCAGTCCCTTTGGGCATTTTTGGTGTTCAGATGGTTCTAGCCTCTGATCCATATGTCAAGAGTGTTTTATCTCAAACAGGAGACCCAATTCAAGGACACGCCATCTTTCAAATTAATTGTGCAGGTTGTCACGGTTTGGCCGCAGATGGGCGAGTCGGTCCTAGTTTACAAGCCGTTTCTAAGCATAAATCCCGATATGGACTAATTCACCAAGTTATTAGTGGTGAAACGCCGCCGATGCCAAAATTCCAGCCTAGCACTCAAGAAATGGCAGACCTCTTGAGCTATTTGGAATCATTGTAG